One genomic region from Drosophila busckii strain San Diego stock center, stock number 13000-0081.31 chromosome 3R, ASM1175060v1, whole genome shotgun sequence encodes:
- the LOC108603829 gene encoding dedicator of cytokinesis protein 1 isoform X2, producing the protein MTVWSDCNAKQTFGIAKCNFDQDAKPHRLNLDVGDAVIILKETTHWYYGYKQKAKETRGIFPKSYVHLCEYSIVNGEYCIQRTDIVEEITKVLLEWGGIAKEYFLTTNPSFQKIRRKMNNLNNNRAALISGNLPLDEMRKVKLQATALIDTGNRLLGLDMVVRDESGDILDTNAICTTELYENHVNAMQRIDKANRLSGERETPRIQNKYSHNILLHVNAFVCKFREDSDLLFTLFDGESHKPISENYVVKWSRSGIDRDIDQFNNNRVLFTDLSRSDLNISKLYLVCYAIRIGAMEIKDTTDSKRISMNMGIGNSSNIKQSQLSINSNASTSSNGSDYMLRRPFGVACKDLTPYLSKPDDFRGNLDLPFIMCEKDTLDGTLRKMIANKDLGKLDSKMAVTVEVLRGDIKQIKEDFPRLVHTNVPVARKMGFPEVILPGDVRNDLYLTICSGEFARIAKTSEKNVEVTVCVANEQGQLVPGVLSIGAGHPPIDEYKSVVYYHDDKPKWQETFKIHVPIEEFKLCHLRFMLKHRSSNEQKDRNEKPFGLAYVRLMQANGTTIPQGQHVLAVYKIDHKKHDKSMANSYMELPATTAELLGTKPSISGLTLLPKDQLTIGVNLCSTKLTQSVSLLGLLHWSAHKETLEQSLNALSTVPGEEVVKFLQDILDALFNILVENDQPEKYDQLVFMSIIHLIETVSDLKYQHFLTVLDVYIKDSFSATLAYTKLIDVLQRNISEAITPSEKSVDGIELQETLPVRRLYKTTRYLHYVMKFIIRSRILYSAMNCNTDYVEFATRLQELLKMFIDMIGCPSNLLKSEGALLKNLHIIATDLMQVFDQVHLSTSIVEILEKFPSRRLTQSKMGCIKDFVETKLFSMPKCRAILLPVFCKHIKDHLESKEEGDSKTDILQQEKNLSKAAKVLGQKKCQLHTRETSANKKIAECINIMNNILKLLYRPDVGPTHNDVRDIMIILLRPVMKMAHALDRDRDVVGQFFAIMLGIMQRMDAQHYKYFVNDLHQHGELKDFVIEILLVFEELVSPHQKAVFPRDWMDMIMHQNTVILGALQQLSLVINDYFLCPVFDKQIWSNFFQCSIAFLVQSPLQLNDFNDNKRQIVFARYRDIRKDTAKEIRKMWFQLGKHKPKFVPQLVEPILEMSMIPEMELRRETIPIFFDMMQCEYYSSRLEMESYGDTKHNSSHYKGNFCEFKTAMIEKLDILIGMGKGDAEYKELFEQIMLEYCAKHNTLNMEGTSFVAMVTKLMDKLLEYRCIIQDESKENRMACTFSLLQFYSQVDLKEMYIRYVYKLCALHMEFENFTEAAFTLKLHTDLLRWSDEELSPQLRSHRHGHCRTHRELKEALYFEIMEYFDKGKQWECAIDMCKVLSRQYEEEIYDYIKLAELLKRMALFFEKILKELRHTSEYFRVCFYGLGFPRLLQNKVYIFRGKEYERHSDFCSRILVQHPQAELMQTLEAPGEDITASDGQYIQVNKVEPIMDAAFAKFNEKIISNEIVKYFTSNNVQKFQFSRPFRDSTGGGDDVRNLWLERTELITQFPLPGILRWFPVVDAHTFKISPLERAVEIMKKTNTDIRQLVILHQSDESLHINPLSMKLNGVVDPAVMGGFAKYEEAFLTDEYLEQHAEDKELVEELKELIASQIPLLSIAIRLHRQKAPESLKALQDHLERCFADMQQHVESRYGRKSCDLKIERDSVIMRRTNSFLPAIFDSSNNRLSETSMGSSDGLSKSTFLPRPPTSSLKSTFASLRPNLGHSPSTKSNKLKDKTPAKRRSMKKDRDTLSLPVASCQWYTPPLMTITSTPEKENTTSISSLASTSNTSLSGPKTPDPRVLTEELTPKRPLRSEKEKERRLSRPASIATPTASIKNFTDNRSLSESSNRNSVETTDSTSEEDIRPPPLPAKTRDSTDFSSLSWNPNTYSMLNVLGSNTTNSSSSISTTTTMTMTSITNNTYEYLEATNYSLMTGFQDASKPRPPTPPPKPSRHSKHIPTEQVAAP; encoded by the exons AGCTAAGGAAACACGCGGCATATTCCCAAAGAGCTATGTGCATCTGTGTGAGTACAGCATCGTCAATGGCGAATACTGCATACAGCGCACCGATATCGTCGAGGAGATCACCAAAGTGCTGCTCGAATGGGGCGGCATAGCCAAGGAATACTTTTTG ACTACAAATCCGAGTTTTCAAAAGATACGCcgcaaaatgaataatttgaataacaaTCGCGCTGCGCTGATCTCTGGCAATCTGCCGCTGGACGAGATGCGCAAGGTGAAGCTGCAGGCAACGGCGCTGATTGACACCGGCAACAGGCTGTTGGGTCTGGACATGGTGGTGCGCGATGAAAGCGGCGATATCTTGGACACCAATGCCATATGCACCACTGAGCTCTATGAGAATCATGTGAATGCCATGCAGCGCATCGATAAGGCAAAT CGCTTGTCCGGCGAGCGAGAGACGCCGCGCATACAGAACAAATACTCGCACAATATATTGCTGCATGTGAACGCATTTGTGTGCAAGTTCCGCGAGGATTCGGATCTGCTCTTCACGCTCTTCGATGGCGAATCGCACAAGCCCATCAGCGAGAATTATGTGGTGAAGTGGTCACGCTCTGGCATCGATCGTGACATTGATCAGTTCAACAACAATCGCGTGCTCTTCACCGATCTCAGTCGCAGTGATTTGAACATATCAAAGTTGTATTTGGTTTGCTATGCCATACGCATTGGCGCCATGGAGATTAAGGACACCACAGACTCGAAGCGCATCAGCATGAACATGGGCATTGGCAACTCGAGCAACATTAAGCAGTCGCAGTTGTCGATTAACTCGAATGCATCCaccagcagcaatggcagcgacTATATGCTGCGTCGTCCCTTTGGCGTCGCCTGCAAGGATCTGACGCCCTATCTAAGCAAGCCAGACGACTTTCGCGGCAATTTAGACTTGCCTTTCATTATGTGCGAAAAGGACACGCTGGATGGCACGCTGCGCAAGATGATTGCCAACAAGGATCTGGGTAAACTGGATTCCAAAATGGCCGTCACCGTCGAAGTGCTGCGTGGCGACATTAAGCAAATCAAGGAGGACTTTCCACGTCTCGTGCACACCAATGTGCCCGTGGCGCGTAAAATGGGCTTTCCCGAGGTGATTCTACCCGGCGATGTGCGCAACGATCTCTATCTAACCATTTGCAGTGGCGAATTTGCGCGCATTGCCAAGACCTCGGAGAAGAATGTCGAAGTGACAGTTTGTGTGGCCAACGAGCAAGGGCAGCTGGTGCCGGGCGTGCTCAGCATTGGCGCTGGGCATCCGCCCATTGATGAGTACAAATCGGTGGTTTACTATCACGATGACAAGCCCAAGTGGCAGGAGACCTTCAAAATACACGTGCCCATCGAAGAGTTCAAGCTTTGTCATCTGCGCTTTATGCTCAAGcatcgcagcagcaacgagcagAAGGATCGCAATGAGAAACCCTTTGGCCTCGCCTATGTGCGTCTTATGCAGGCCAATGGCACGACCATACCCCAAGGACAGCACGTGCTGGCCGTCTACAAAATCGATCACAAGAAGCATGACAAATCCATGGCCAACAGCTACATGGAACTGCCAGCCACAACAGCCGAGCTGCTGGGCACCAAGCCTTCAATTAGCGGCCTAACGCTGCTGCCCAAGGATCAGCTGACCATAGGTGTGAATCTCTGCAGCACCAAACTAACGCAGAGCG TGAGTCTGCTGGGTTTGCTGCACTGGTCGGCGCACAAGGAGACTTTGGAGCAATCATTGAATGCGCTATCCACTGTGCCAGGCGAGGAGGTGGTCAAGTTTCTGCAGGATATACTGGACGCGCTGTTCAACATACTCGTCGAAAATGATCAGCCAGAGAAATATGATCAGCTCGTCTTTATGAGCATTATACATCTGATTGAGACTGTCTCCGATTTGAAGTATCAGCATTTTCTCACCGTGCTGGATGTTTATATCAAGGATAGCTTCTCCGCCACATTGGCCTACAC CAAACTGATCGATGTGCTGCAACGAAATATAAGTGAGGCCATCACGCCCAGCGAAAAGTCCGTGGATGGCATCGAGCTGCAGGAGACGCTGCCCGTGCGTCGTTTATACAAGACTACGCGCTATCTGCATTATGTGATGAAGTTCATTATCCGATCACGCATTTTGTACTCTGCCATGAATTGCAATACGGACTATGTGGAGTTTGCTACGCGGCTGCAGGAGCTGCTCAAGATGTTTATCGACATGATTGGCTGTCCAAGTAATTTGCTTAAGTCAGAGGGAGCGCTGCTGAAGAATCTGCACATTATAGCCACCGATCTAATGCAGGTGTTTGATCAAGTGCATCTGAG cacTTCCATTGTTGAGATATTGGAAAAGTTTCCTTCGCGTCGTTTGACGCAATCCAAGATGGGCTGCATTAAGGACTTTGTGGAAACGAAACTGTTTAGCATGCCCAAGTGTCGTGCTATACTGTTGCCCGTGTTCTGCAAGCACATCAAGGATCATCTGGAGAGCAAGGAGGAG GGTGACTCGAAAACCGATATATTGCAGCAAGAAAAGAATCTTTCGAAAGCCGCTAAAGTGCTCGGACAGAAAAAATGCCAACTGCACACACGTGAAACGTCTGCCAATAAGAAG ATTGCCGAATGCATCAATATAATGAACAATATATTGAAGCTGCTCTATCGTCCGGATGTGGGACCCACGCACAACGATGTGCGCGATATAATGATTATCCTACTGCGTCCTGTGATGAAAATGGCGCATGCCCTGGATCGGGATAGGGATGTGGTCGGTCAGTTCTTTGCCATTATGCTGGGGATAATGCAGCGCATGGATGCGCAGCATTATAAATACTTTGTCAACGATTTGCATCAGCATGGCGAGCTCAAGGACTTTGTTATTGAGATACTGCTGGTGTTCGAGGAGCTGGTGTCGCCACATCAGAAGGCTGTGTTTCCACGCGACTGGATGGACATGATAATGCACCAGAACACTGTTATATTGGgtgcactgcagcagctgagtcTGGTGATCAACGATTATTTTCTGTGTCCCGTGTTCGACAAGCAAATCTGGTCGAATTTCTTTCAGTGCTCGATTGCGTTCCTGGTGCAGTCGCCGCTGCAGCTGAACGACTTCAACGATAATAAGCGTCAGATAGTGTTTGCACGCTATCGGGATATACGCAAGGATACGGCTAAAGAGATACGCAAGATGTGGTTCCAGCTGGGCAAGCATAAGCCCAAGTTTGTGCCACAGCTGGTGGAGCCCATACTGGAGATGAGCATGATACCGGAGATGGAGCTGCGACGCGAGACGATTCCCATATTCTTTGACATGATGCAGTGCGAGTACTACAGCTCGCGCCTGGAGATGGAAAGCTATGGCGACACCAAGCACAACAGCTCACACTACAAGGGCAACTTTTGCGAGTTCAAGACAGCCATGATTGAGAAGCTGGACATACTCATTGGCATGG GCAAAGGTGATGCGGAGTACAAGGAGCTGTTCGAGCAGATCATGCTGGAGTACTGCGCCAAGCACAACACACTCAATATGGAGGGCACCAGCTTTGTGGCCATGGTAACCAAGCTGATGGACAAGCTGCTCGAGTATCGCTGCATTATTCAGGACGAGAGCAAGGAGAATCGCATGGCCTGCACCttttcgctgctgcagttCTACTCGCAAGTGGATCTCAAGGAGATGTACATACGCTATGTCTACAAGCTGTGTGCGCTGCACATGGAGTTCGAGAACTTTACGGAGGCGGCGTTTACGCTCAAGCTGCACACGGACTTGCTGCGCTGGAGCGATGAGGAGCTGTCGCCGCAGCTGCGCAGCCATCGGCATGGCCACTGCCGCACGCATCGCGAGCTGAAGGAGGCGCTTTACTTTGAAATCATGGAGTACTTCGACAAGGGCAAGCAGTGGGAGTGCGCCATTGATATGTGCAAGGTGCTGTCGCGGCAATACGAGGAGGAGATCTATGATTACATCAAGCTGGCGGAGCTGCTCAAGCGCATGGCACTGTTCTTTGAAAAGATCTTGAAGGAGCTGCGTCACACTTCCGAATACTTTCGCGTCTGCTTCTATGGTCTGGGCTTTCCGCGTCTGCTGCAGAACAAAGTTTACATATTCCGTGGCAAGGAGTATGAGCGCCACAGCGATTTCTGCTCACGCATACTAGTGCAGCATCCGCAAGCGGAGCTTATGCAAACACTGGAGGCGCCCGGCGAGGACATCACTGCCAGCGATGGGCAGTATATACAAGTGAACAAGGTGGAGCCCATTATGGATGCTGCGTTTGCCAAATTCAATGAGAAGATCATTTCCAATGAGATTGTCAAATATTTCACCTCCAACAATGTGCAAAAGTTTCAATTCTCACGCCCCTTCCGTGACAGCACGGGCGGTGGCGACGATGTGCGCAATCTGTGGCTGGAGCGCACGGAGCTCATAACACAATTCCCATTGCCTGGCATATTGCGCTGGTTCCCTGTCGTGGATGCGCACACGTTCAAAATATCGCCGCTGGAGCGCGCTGTGGAGATTATGAAGAAGACCAATACGGACATCAGACAGTTGGTCATATTGCATCAAAGCGACGAGAGCTTGCATATTAATCCGCTGAGCATGAAGCTCAACGGCGTTGTCGATCCAGCTGTTATGGGTGGCTTTGCCAAATACGAGGAAGCGTTTCTCACCGATGAGTACTTGGAGCAGCACGCCGAGGATAAGGAGCTGGTAGAGGAGCTTAAGGAGCTGATTGCCTCACAAATTCCACTACTCAGCATAG ccATACGTCTGCATCGTCAGAAGGCGCCTGAAAGCCTCAAAGCACTGCAGGATCACTTGGAGCGCTGCTTTGCGGACATGCAACAGCATGTGGAGTCGCGCTATGGCCGCAAGTCGTGCGATCTGAAAATCGAACGCGACTCGGTCATAATGCGACGCACCAACTCCTTTTTGCCCGCCATCttcgacagcagcaacaatcgtTTGTCCGAGACCAGCATGGGCTCCTCAGA CGGTCTTTCCAAGTCAACCTTCCTACCTCGTCCGCCCACAAGTTCACTGAAGTCAACGTTTGCCAGCTTGAG ACCCAATTTGGGACATTCGCCTAGcaccaaaagcaacaagcttAAAGACAAAACACCAGCCAAGCGACGCTCTATGAAGAAG gaTCGCGATACTTTAAGCTTACCTGTGGCTAGCTGTCAATGGTATACGCCACCGCTGATGACCATAACATCCACGCCCGAGAAGGAAAATACTACATCTATTAGCTCATTAGCCAGCACCTCCAACACTTCGCTAAGTGGACCCAAAACTCCAGATCCGCGTGTGCTTACCGAGGAG CTAACACCCAAGCGACCGCTGCGCTCTGAAAAGGAAAAGGAACGTCGCTTATCGCGTCCTGCCAgcattgccacgcccactgcaaGCATTAAGAATTTTACAGATAACCGCTCGCTATCCGAAAGCAGCAATCGCAACTCAGTTG AAACCACAGATTCGACATCGGAGGAGGATATACGACCACCGCCGCTGCCGGCTAAGACGCGTGATTCAACAGATTTCAGCAGCCTGAGCTGGAATCCCAACACTTATAGCATGCTCAATGTGCTGGGCAGCAACAcaacgaacagcagcagcagcatcagcacgACAACAACCATGACAATGACCAGTATTACAAACAATACGTACGAGTATTTGGAGGCGACCAATTACAGTTTGATGACAGGCTTCCAGGATGCCAGCAAGCCGCGTccgccaacgccgccgccaaaGCCATCGCGTCACAGTAAACACATTCCAACAGAACAAGTTGCTGCGCCATAA